A part of Larkinella insperata genomic DNA contains:
- a CDS encoding YqgE/AlgH family protein: MSTHTITNGCLLIAEPFLGDPNFERSVVLVCDYNEEGTFGLVLNQIAQVKLNDVLTEEMYHDYPLYVGGPVEQNTLHYIHRLGPALEESIPLPNGLYWSGNFEQLRQLINAGAVKENDIRFFVGYSGWSGGQLENEMAQNAWIVTQADADFILDTPSDQFWRGILRQMGGQYRVLSHYPVDPRLN; this comes from the coding sequence ATGAGTACGCACACTATCACCAATGGCTGTTTGTTGATCGCGGAGCCGTTTCTGGGCGATCCTAATTTTGAACGGAGTGTCGTACTCGTGTGCGATTACAACGAAGAAGGGACGTTCGGGCTGGTGCTGAACCAGATCGCCCAGGTAAAACTGAACGACGTGCTGACCGAAGAAATGTACCACGATTATCCCCTGTACGTCGGGGGGCCGGTTGAGCAGAATACGCTGCACTATATTCACCGGCTGGGTCCGGCGCTGGAAGAATCCATCCCGCTGCCAAACGGCCTTTATTGGAGCGGCAACTTCGAGCAGCTGCGGCAACTCATCAACGCCGGGGCCGTAAAGGAAAACGACATACGGTTTTTTGTGGGCTATTCCGGCTGGTCGGGCGGGCAACTGGAAAACGAAATGGCGCAAAACGCTTGGATCGTGACGCAGGCCGACGCCGACTTTATTCTTGATACTCCTTCCGATCAGTTCTGGCGGGGAATCCTGCGGCAGATGGGCGGCCAATACCGTGTGCTGTCGCATTACCCGGTCGATCCGCGGTTGAATTGA
- a CDS encoding DUF5690 family protein, translating into MPNKSILRNPILFVLFGAVAAFCTYACMYAFRKGITAVIFEGMSYAGINYKIWLITAQVLGYAVSKRIGVKVVSEMKPSQRALYVLLFIGLSELALLGFALVPPPYNIVFLFLNGLPLGMVYGIMLGFLEGRRQTDALVAGLTASFIFASGFVKTVALTMRSAWEISEFWLPFVTGLLFVVPLLGSVWMLTLLPPPSAEDRALRTERSPMNHTERRQFLQTFSMGLTTLIVSYVLLSAFRDFRDNFAPEILSAVGISNPAVFTQTETTVAVGILVVMGALQLVKDNFLAFRLINIVMLLAAVLIGVSTWLFQRGMLAPGAWFTLVGLGLYGAYVPCNGLYFERLVASFRYVSTVGFIVTLADYYGYMGSVAVTLYKNFGQPNISFLDFFVYSAYVVAVVYGLLVIVSFSYFQRKYRETVSQRVAEEIRL; encoded by the coding sequence ATGCCCAACAAATCTATCTTACGAAACCCCATCCTCTTCGTTCTGTTCGGCGCGGTGGCGGCATTTTGCACCTATGCCTGCATGTACGCATTCCGCAAAGGCATTACAGCCGTGATTTTCGAGGGCATGAGTTACGCCGGAATCAACTACAAAATCTGGCTCATCACGGCTCAGGTACTCGGCTATGCCGTCTCCAAACGAATTGGCGTCAAGGTTGTTTCAGAGATGAAACCGAGTCAACGGGCACTGTACGTCCTGCTGTTCATCGGGCTTTCCGAACTAGCCCTGCTCGGCTTTGCCCTGGTCCCTCCCCCCTACAACATCGTCTTTCTGTTCCTGAATGGCCTGCCGCTGGGCATGGTGTACGGAATCATGCTGGGCTTTCTGGAAGGTCGGCGGCAAACCGACGCGCTGGTGGCGGGCCTGACGGCTTCGTTTATTTTTGCGTCGGGGTTCGTTAAAACCGTGGCGCTGACCATGCGGAGCGCCTGGGAAATCTCGGAATTCTGGCTTCCGTTCGTTACGGGACTGCTATTCGTTGTGCCGCTGCTCGGATCGGTCTGGATGCTGACGCTGCTCCCCCCGCCTTCGGCCGAAGACCGGGCGCTACGCACCGAGCGCTCCCCGATGAACCATACGGAACGGCGGCAATTCCTGCAAACGTTTTCGATGGGCCTCACCACGCTCATTGTCTCCTACGTGCTGCTTTCGGCCTTCCGCGACTTCCGCGATAACTTCGCACCCGAAATTCTCTCGGCGGTCGGGATTTCCAACCCGGCGGTTTTCACCCAGACGGAAACGACCGTCGCGGTCGGGATTTTGGTGGTGATGGGGGCGTTGCAACTGGTGAAAGATAACTTTCTGGCGTTTCGGCTGATCAACATCGTCATGCTGCTGGCGGCCGTCCTGATCGGGGTTAGCACCTGGCTTTTCCAGCGGGGCATGTTGGCGCCGGGTGCCTGGTTTACGCTGGTGGGCCTGGGGCTCTATGGTGCATATGTTCCCTGCAACGGCTTGTATTTCGAGCGGCTCGTGGCGTCGTTCCGGTACGTCAGCACGGTCGGGTTTATCGTGACGCTGGCCGATTATTACGGGTACATGGGCAGCGTGGCCGTAACGCTCTACAAAAACTTCGGCCAGCCCAACATCAGTTTTCTCGACTTTTTCGTGTACTCGGCGTACGTGGTTGCCGTGGTCTACGGGTTGCTGGTGATTGTCTCCTTCAGCTATTTTCAGCGGAAATACCGGGAAACCGTTTCGCAGCGGGTAGCCGAGGAAATCAGACTGTAG
- the treF gene encoding alpha,alpha-trehalase TreF, which yields MIKGMKEPKTVTPPAYQMPPAPDELFGDLFLDVQLSRIFPDSKTFVDCVPRMAPEAILTLYQSEKNKPDFSLLDFVHQHFTVPVSTTSGFTSDPTQSTSDHIERLWEVLTRAPDAVVEGSSRLPLPRPYIVPGGRFREIFYWDTYFTMLGLKLAGRTDLIRNMVDNFAYLIDTYGFIPNGNRTYFLTRSQPPVFALMLQLLAETDGPDVWTRYLPHLQQEYTFWMQQAESGTSRAITLPDGAILNRYYDPTSRPRAEAYYKEWELTETARTAGVEPRALYGHLRAACESGWDFSSRWFGKDETIVNTNAGDLLPVDLNCILYFLEQTLRDGYRQQGQTQQAGQFDKLAENRKKAIHQIFWDEHQQFFVDYNLVSQQRTEALTLAAAFPLFFRLASPEQARAVHDRLRADFLQTGGWVTTLVRSGQQWDSPNGWAPLQWIVYKGLMNYGFTETATAGCDRWLALNDRVFRETGKMMEKYNVVDDVLTAGGGAYPNQDGFGWTNGVYLQLMHEKAVLEAGKRSQ from the coding sequence TTGATAAAGGGTATGAAAGAGCCCAAAACCGTTACCCCACCCGCTTACCAGATGCCCCCTGCTCCGGACGAATTGTTCGGCGATCTTTTTCTGGATGTTCAGTTGAGCCGGATTTTCCCAGATTCGAAAACGTTTGTCGACTGTGTGCCGCGCATGGCCCCCGAAGCGATTCTGACGCTGTATCAATCGGAGAAAAACAAGCCGGACTTTTCCCTGCTGGATTTTGTGCATCAGCATTTTACCGTGCCCGTATCCACAACATCCGGTTTTACCAGCGATCCAACGCAATCAACCAGCGACCACATCGAACGGCTTTGGGAGGTTCTCACGCGCGCCCCGGACGCCGTCGTGGAGGGAAGTTCGCGGCTGCCGCTGCCGCGCCCGTACATTGTGCCGGGCGGACGGTTTCGCGAGATTTTTTACTGGGACACCTATTTTACCATGCTGGGTTTGAAGCTGGCCGGACGAACCGACCTGATCCGAAACATGGTGGATAACTTCGCTTATCTAATTGACACCTACGGTTTTATTCCGAACGGAAACCGGACGTATTTCCTCACCCGCTCCCAACCGCCGGTGTTTGCGCTGATGCTTCAACTGCTGGCCGAAACGGATGGTCCCGACGTCTGGACGCGCTACCTGCCCCATCTTCAGCAGGAATATACCTTCTGGATGCAGCAGGCTGAAAGCGGCACAAGCCGGGCCATAACCCTGCCAGACGGGGCAATACTGAACCGGTATTATGACCCAACGTCCCGGCCCCGGGCGGAAGCATACTACAAGGAGTGGGAACTGACGGAAACGGCCCGGACTGCCGGTGTTGAACCCCGTGCGCTCTACGGGCATCTGCGGGCGGCCTGCGAGTCGGGCTGGGATTTCAGCAGCCGCTGGTTTGGCAAGGATGAAACCATCGTGAACACCAACGCGGGCGACCTGCTGCCGGTGGATCTGAACTGCATCCTGTATTTCCTCGAGCAGACGCTGCGGGATGGGTACCGGCAGCAGGGCCAGACGCAGCAAGCCGGGCAATTTGACAAACTTGCCGAAAACCGTAAAAAAGCCATTCACCAGATTTTCTGGGATGAACACCAGCAGTTTTTCGTCGATTACAACCTGGTAAGCCAGCAGCGCACCGAGGCCCTGACGCTGGCGGCTGCTTTTCCGCTTTTCTTTCGACTGGCCTCGCCCGAGCAGGCCCGGGCCGTTCACGACCGGCTGCGGGCGGATTTTCTGCAAACGGGCGGCTGGGTAACTACGCTGGTCCGCTCCGGGCAGCAGTGGGACTCACCCAACGGCTGGGCTCCGTTGCAGTGGATCGTTTACAAAGGGTTGATGAACTACGGCTTTACGGAAACCGCTACCGCCGGGTGCGACCGCTGGCTGGCTCTGAACGACCGGGTTTTTCGGGAAACCGGCAAGATGATGGAAAAATATAATGTGGTGGACGATGTGCTGACGGCGGGCGGGGGAGCCTACCCCAACCAGGACGGTTTTGGCTGGACCAACGGCGTCTACCTGCAACTGATGCACGAAAAGGCCGTATTGGAAGCCGGGAAACGTTCGCAGTAG
- a CDS encoding porin family protein, giving the protein MLKVRLLLLVAFSFASFSSFAQLQGVFGLKAGASSSITAQEGVTPYISRYRTAFHLGGIYRLRYHRFVAQPELLLSIKGGSFKRTAPTEQVIRNNYNYISLPVMLGWVPTEGLVLQAGPEFSYALNTTNGPGKKQDTGIAIGAHYDFLDMAEKFSLHLRYIYGLNNVSSNPIVEYRNRTFQVSIVYNFYKKK; this is encoded by the coding sequence ATGTTGAAAGTCAGATTATTACTACTGGTCGCGTTTTCGTTCGCTTCGTTTTCCTCGTTTGCTCAGCTTCAGGGCGTGTTTGGTCTAAAAGCCGGGGCTAGTTCATCCATAACCGCGCAGGAGGGCGTCACCCCCTATATTTCCCGGTACAGAACTGCGTTTCACCTGGGCGGAATTTACCGTTTGCGGTATCACCGTTTCGTGGCCCAACCCGAATTGTTGCTGTCGATAAAAGGGGGTTCTTTCAAACGGACCGCTCCAACTGAGCAGGTCATCCGGAATAATTACAACTACATCAGTCTGCCCGTAATGCTGGGTTGGGTTCCCACGGAAGGGCTTGTGCTTCAGGCGGGTCCGGAATTCAGCTACGCGCTTAACACAACCAACGGGCCGGGTAAAAAACAGGATACCGGCATTGCCATCGGTGCGCATTACGACTTCCTGGACATGGCCGAGAAATTCAGCCTGCACCTGCGCTACATTTACGGATTAAACAACGTTTCTTCCAACCCGATTGTCGAATACCGCAACCGGACGTTCCAGGTTTCAATTGTTTATAATTTCTACAAAAAGAAGTAA
- a CDS encoding metallophosphoesterase family protein, translating into MNRREALSSLGLLTAGLPTTPLTESYQRKRVLRVAHLTDVHMMPRPKAEAALATCLHQLQSMKDRPAFILNGGDAIMDALSRNKTTVRRQWKVWNRIMEQENGLPIHHCIGNHDVWGYNGSKKDPLYGKAWVVDQLELSNRYYSFDHSGWHFVVLDSTQPTPEGGWYTARLDEPQRDWLENDLRKTDLKKPVLILSHIPILSASVLYNRKVQTNGRREISSGLLHTDSSDLIRLFHKRPNVKVCLSGHTHLLDRVDYNGVTYLNNGALSGDWWDNSTYHHTHAGYALIDLFNDGWVERTYVNC; encoded by the coding sequence ATGAATCGTCGTGAAGCCTTATCATCACTCGGCCTGCTCACCGCCGGTCTGCCGACCACCCCGCTGACGGAAAGCTACCAGCGCAAACGCGTCCTGCGCGTGGCGCACCTGACGGACGTCCACATGATGCCGCGCCCGAAAGCCGAAGCCGCCCTGGCGACCTGCCTGCACCAGCTTCAGTCGATGAAAGACCGTCCGGCGTTTATTCTGAACGGTGGCGACGCCATCATGGACGCACTTTCGCGGAATAAAACTACCGTTCGGCGGCAGTGGAAAGTCTGGAACCGGATTATGGAGCAGGAAAACGGCTTGCCCATTCACCATTGCATTGGTAACCACGATGTTTGGGGCTACAATGGTTCTAAAAAAGACCCGCTGTACGGCAAGGCATGGGTTGTGGATCAGCTCGAACTTTCAAACCGTTACTACAGCTTCGACCACAGCGGCTGGCATTTTGTGGTGCTCGACAGCACGCAGCCAACACCCGAAGGAGGCTGGTACACGGCCCGGCTGGACGAGCCACAACGCGACTGGCTGGAAAACGATCTGCGGAAAACCGATTTAAAGAAACCGGTGCTTATCCTTTCGCACATTCCGATTTTGTCGGCTTCGGTGCTATACAACCGGAAGGTGCAGACAAACGGTCGGCGGGAAATTTCGAGCGGCCTGCTGCACACCGACTCGTCGGACCTGATCCGGCTGTTTCACAAACGCCCGAATGTGAAGGTTTGCCTGAGCGGCCATACGCACCTGCTCGACCGGGTTGATTACAACGGCGTTACGTACCTCAACAACGGGGCACTCAGTGGCGACTGGTGGGACAATTCAACCTACCACCACACCCACGCCGGTTACGCCCTGATCGACCTGTTTAACGACGGCTGGGTGGAACGGACGTACGTGAATTGTTAA
- the treS gene encoding maltose alpha-D-glucosyltransferase, whose product MATQKTALDDKLHWYKDAIIYELHIKAFRDSNGDGIGDFQGLLEKLDYLQDLGVTAIWVLPFYPSPLRDDGYDIADYYSINPSYGNIEQFQQFLQEAHNRNLKVITELVINHTSDQHPWFQRARRAPKGSPERDYYVWTDDPTQYKDVRIIFQDFEASNWTWDPVAQQYYWHRFFHHQPDLNYDSPLVQEEVMKILDYWCSMGVDGFRLDAVPYLYEREGTNGENLPETHDFLKKLRKHVDDNFPGTVFLAEANMWPEDSASYFGDGDECHMNYHFPVMPRMFMAVQMEDRYPITDIFDQTPEIPETCQWAIFLRNHDELTLEMVTDDERDYMYKMYAKNPKARINLGIRHRLAPLMDNDRRKIELLNSLLFSLAGTPVLYYGDEIGMGDNVYLGDRDGVRTPMQWTPDRNAGFSVTNPQKLYLPVILDPAYHYEAVNVETQWQNTSSLLWFTKRMINMRKRHKAFGRGDLKFLNVENPKVLAYTRTYEDETLLIVVNLSKHSQPAEIDLIDYKGYRPVEVFSKNRFPVIKDEHTYPFTLAPYDYQWFTLQKVHPEADLGNTPELTLAKWEDLTQNRARVKLENEILPVYLEKAHWFIGKGRTIEGIAITDQAVVGLADKKGTLLLIEVTYEQGMPELYQIPVTFVQGERASQITASNPQAVLAQMKLGEEEGLLCDALFTTRLHQLLFANLVASQSIPAQKGKLVFSANGPLRNYDPKTDEPKSKVHTADRDYTAITYDNRFFLKMYRKVDWNSNSDVEISRYLTEEANFEYAPTFVGTIEWQSEKGTVALGMIEEMIENHGDGHSFMLERIHNYIERILARSKDTLSSICRQGSWTDPMSFEDLSPNCRELLGGTASEQARLLGIRTGQLHLALANTTLKDFAPEAFSLHYQRSLFSGMQSLVRETYQVLDHNLNGLLPDLQQEIAPILGKKQEMLTAFKRIYSHKFDALKIRIHGNYHLAQVLLTGKDLAIQDFGGNPQQSVSTRRIKRSPLRDVAAMIRSFYYVAYEGFFATSQVPKEEVKNMLSFADLWAYQMGEIFLKAYLETVEGTDFFPKNKEDFQVMLETYLLERAISDLNYELKNRPAQALVPVRLLKSIIE is encoded by the coding sequence ATGGCAACACAGAAAACAGCTTTAGACGACAAACTCCATTGGTACAAGGATGCCATCATTTACGAATTACACATTAAAGCCTTCCGCGATAGCAACGGCGACGGGATCGGCGATTTTCAGGGTCTGCTCGAAAAGCTGGATTACCTACAGGATTTGGGCGTAACGGCCATCTGGGTGCTTCCCTTCTACCCTTCTCCGCTGCGCGACGACGGTTACGACATTGCCGACTACTACAGCATCAACCCGTCGTACGGCAACATTGAGCAGTTCCAGCAGTTTCTCCAGGAAGCCCACAACCGTAACCTGAAAGTTATTACGGAGCTGGTTATCAACCACACCTCCGACCAACACCCCTGGTTTCAGCGGGCCCGCCGGGCGCCGAAAGGTTCGCCGGAACGGGATTATTATGTCTGGACTGACGACCCGACCCAGTACAAGGACGTCCGGATTATCTTCCAGGACTTTGAAGCCTCCAACTGGACCTGGGACCCGGTGGCGCAGCAATACTACTGGCACCGGTTTTTCCACCACCAGCCCGACTTGAACTACGACAGCCCGCTGGTGCAGGAAGAGGTCATGAAGATTCTGGATTACTGGTGCTCGATGGGCGTCGACGGCTTCCGGCTCGATGCCGTGCCCTATCTCTACGAGCGCGAAGGGACCAACGGCGAAAACCTGCCCGAAACGCACGATTTCCTGAAAAAACTCCGTAAACACGTCGATGATAATTTTCCGGGAACCGTTTTCCTGGCCGAAGCCAACATGTGGCCCGAAGATTCAGCTTCGTATTTCGGCGACGGTGACGAGTGCCACATGAACTACCATTTTCCGGTGATGCCGCGCATGTTCATGGCGGTACAGATGGAAGACCGGTATCCGATCACCGACATTTTCGACCAGACGCCCGAGATTCCGGAAACCTGCCAGTGGGCTATTTTCCTGCGCAACCACGATGAGCTGACGCTTGAAATGGTGACCGACGACGAGCGGGATTATATGTACAAGATGTACGCCAAAAACCCGAAAGCCCGGATTAACCTGGGTATTCGGCACCGGCTGGCTCCGCTGATGGACAACGACCGGCGCAAAATCGAACTCCTGAACAGCCTGCTGTTTTCGCTGGCGGGTACCCCGGTCCTCTACTACGGCGACGAAATTGGCATGGGCGATAACGTCTACCTCGGCGACCGCGACGGGGTGCGGACCCCCATGCAGTGGACGCCCGACCGGAACGCCGGTTTTTCGGTGACCAACCCGCAAAAATTGTACTTGCCGGTCATTCTCGATCCGGCTTATCACTACGAAGCCGTCAACGTGGAAACGCAGTGGCAGAATACATCTTCGCTGCTGTGGTTTACGAAGCGCATGATTAATATGCGGAAGCGGCACAAGGCGTTCGGCCGGGGCGACCTGAAGTTTCTGAACGTCGAGAACCCTAAAGTGCTGGCCTACACCCGCACCTACGAAGACGAAACGCTGCTGATCGTGGTCAACCTGTCGAAACACTCGCAACCGGCGGAAATTGACCTGATTGATTACAAAGGGTACCGGCCCGTGGAGGTGTTCAGCAAAAACCGTTTCCCGGTTATTAAAGACGAACACACTTATCCGTTTACGCTGGCACCGTATGACTATCAGTGGTTTACGCTCCAGAAAGTACACCCAGAAGCCGATTTGGGAAATACGCCCGAGCTGACGCTGGCAAAATGGGAGGATCTGACGCAAAACCGGGCCCGGGTCAAACTGGAAAACGAAATTCTCCCGGTTTATCTGGAGAAAGCTCACTGGTTTATCGGCAAAGGCCGCACCATCGAGGGCATTGCCATTACCGACCAGGCCGTTGTCGGGCTGGCCGACAAAAAGGGTACGCTGCTGCTGATTGAAGTGACGTACGAACAGGGAATGCCCGAACTGTACCAGATTCCGGTCACGTTCGTGCAGGGCGAACGGGCGAGTCAGATTACAGCCAGCAATCCGCAGGCCGTGCTCGCGCAGATGAAACTCGGCGAAGAAGAAGGCTTGCTGTGCGATGCTTTGTTTACGACCCGACTCCATCAATTGCTGTTTGCCAATCTGGTTGCCAGCCAATCGATTCCGGCTCAGAAAGGCAAACTTGTTTTCTCGGCGAACGGTCCTCTTCGCAACTACGATCCGAAAACCGACGAGCCCAAATCGAAAGTGCACACCGCCGACCGGGATTACACGGCGATTACCTACGACAACCGCTTTTTCCTGAAGATGTACCGGAAAGTGGACTGGAACAGCAATTCCGACGTTGAAATAAGCCGGTATCTGACCGAAGAGGCCAACTTTGAATATGCTCCGACGTTTGTCGGAACCATTGAGTGGCAGTCGGAAAAAGGAACTGTGGCCCTGGGTATGATTGAAGAAATGATCGAAAACCACGGGGACGGCCACAGCTTCATGCTCGAACGGATTCACAACTACATCGAGCGGATTCTGGCCCGCAGCAAAGACACGCTGTCGAGCATCTGCCGGCAGGGAAGCTGGACGGACCCGATGAGCTTCGAGGACCTGTCGCCCAACTGCCGCGAACTGCTCGGCGGAACGGCTTCGGAACAGGCCCGTCTGCTGGGCATCCGTACCGGCCAGTTGCACCTGGCGCTGGCGAACACCACCCTGAAGGATTTCGCTCCCGAAGCCTTCTCGCTGCACTACCAGCGTTCGCTGTTCTCCGGAATGCAGTCGCTCGTTCGCGAAACGTATCAGGTTCTCGATCATAATCTGAACGGTTTATTGCCGGATCTTCAGCAGGAAATTGCCCCGATTCTGGGTAAAAAACAGGAGATGCTGACCGCTTTCAAACGGATTTACTCTCACAAATTCGATGCGCTGAAAATTCGGATTCACGGCAATTATCACCTGGCGCAGGTGCTGCTGACAGGCAAAGACCTGGCCATTCAGGATTTTGGCGGCAACCCGCAGCAGAGTGTCAGCACCCGACGAATCAAACGGTCGCCGTTGCGGGATGTGGCCGCCATGATCCGGTCGTTCTACTACGTCGCCTACGAGGGCTTTTTTGCCACAAGTCAGGTCCCGAAAGAAGAGGTTAAAAATATGCTGTCGTTTGCCGACTTGTGGGCCTACCAGATGGGCGAAATCTTCCTGAAGGCTTATCTTGAGACGGTAGAAGGAACCGATTTCTTTCCGAAGAACAAGGAAGATTTTCAGGTGATGCTGGAAACGTATCTGCTGGAAAGAGCCATTTCGGACCTGAATTATGAGCTTAAGAACCGCCCGGCGCAGGCGCTGGTTCCGGTTCGGCTGCTGAAGTCGATTATTGAGTAA
- the pyk gene encoding pyruvate kinase, whose amino-acid sequence MSLKKTKIVATVGPASESKEKLLALARAGVNVFRLNFSHGTHEEHLVRIQRIREINEEYGLNLAILQDLQGPKIRIGKVESDEGVQILPGNKLIFTNEDIIGTAERVSTPYKGMYRDVRNGERILLDDGKLEVKVVGTDGTDVITEVVYGGPLKSKKGVNLPNTKVSMPSVTEKDFEDLDFGLEHNVDWIALSFVRQASEILEIKEYIRARGKTCRVIAKLEKPEAILNIDEIVAATDGVMVARGDLGVELPAEDVPMIQKMIVEKSNKAAKPVIVATQMLESMIDAPRPTRAEVNDIANSVLDGADAVMLSAETASGKYPILAVENMAHTIQKVEELSDKIYYRYHAYVNENPGKNVLNDNVVMSACRLARDTKAKAIIGITTSGYTAFRLSHHRPKAGLYVFTSNKAMMSTLALCWGVNVLPYEPNPSNTVDQTVTEIKDLLVKQGVLEPGDIFINTLSMPLMERLHTNTVKLSIV is encoded by the coding sequence ATGTCATTGAAAAAAACCAAGATTGTTGCCACGGTCGGTCCGGCGTCCGAGAGCAAAGAAAAACTGTTGGCTTTAGCCCGCGCCGGTGTTAACGTTTTCCGGCTGAATTTCTCTCACGGCACTCACGAAGAACACCTGGTTCGCATCCAGCGTATCCGGGAAATTAACGAAGAATACGGCCTGAATCTTGCCATTCTGCAGGATTTACAGGGTCCTAAAATCCGCATCGGCAAAGTCGAAAGCGATGAAGGGGTGCAGATTCTGCCCGGTAACAAGCTGATTTTTACCAACGAAGATATCATTGGAACCGCTGAGCGCGTCAGCACGCCCTACAAGGGAATGTACCGCGACGTTCGGAACGGGGAGCGCATCCTGCTGGATGATGGCAAACTGGAAGTGAAGGTCGTCGGCACGGACGGTACCGATGTAATCACCGAGGTCGTATACGGTGGTCCGCTGAAATCCAAGAAAGGCGTTAACCTGCCCAACACGAAGGTTTCCATGCCGTCGGTGACCGAGAAGGATTTCGAAGACCTGGACTTCGGCCTGGAACATAACGTCGACTGGATTGCCTTGTCGTTCGTGCGCCAAGCCTCTGAAATTCTGGAGATTAAGGAGTATATCCGGGCCCGGGGAAAAACGTGCCGCGTTATTGCCAAGCTCGAAAAACCCGAAGCCATCCTGAACATCGACGAAATTGTGGCCGCCACCGACGGAGTGATGGTCGCCCGCGGTGACCTGGGGGTTGAACTGCCCGCCGAGGATGTGCCGATGATCCAGAAAATGATCGTTGAGAAATCCAACAAAGCCGCCAAGCCGGTGATCGTGGCCACGCAGATGCTCGAAAGCATGATCGATGCGCCCCGCCCGACCCGCGCCGAAGTTAATGACATTGCCAACTCCGTGCTCGACGGTGCCGATGCCGTGATGCTCAGCGCTGAAACGGCTTCGGGAAAGTACCCGATTCTGGCCGTTGAAAACATGGCCCATACCATCCAGAAAGTAGAAGAACTGAGCGATAAAATTTACTACCGTTATCACGCCTACGTTAATGAAAACCCCGGTAAAAACGTTCTGAACGACAATGTCGTGATGAGCGCGTGCCGGTTGGCGCGCGATACGAAAGCCAAAGCCATTATCGGCATTACCACTTCCGGGTATACGGCGTTCCGTCTGTCGCACCACCGCCCGAAAGCGGGTCTGTACGTTTTTACGTCCAATAAAGCAATGATGAGTACGCTGGCCCTCTGCTGGGGGGTGAACGTGCTGCCGTACGAGCCTAATCCGTCCAATACCGTAGATCAGACGGTAACGGAAATCAAGGACCTGCTGGTGAAACAGGGCGTTCTGGAGCCGGGCGACATTTTCATCAACACGCTCAGTATGCCGTTGATGGAACGTCTGCACACGAACACCGTGAAGCTGAGCATTGTATAA
- a CDS encoding 3'-5' exonuclease, translated as MFSIVDVETTGGVGGPTRLTEVAVFRYDGVEVVDSFHSLLNPRCPIPPFIARMTGITDEMVQDAPDFADIAHEIDRVTEGAVFVAHNAPFDYGFLKKEFAWVGLPFERHRLCTVQLSRRIFPGLPSYSLGKLCRSLEIPLNNRHRAHGDAAATVQLFERLLMNDIHGLIKARKVAV; from the coding sequence ATGTTTTCAATTGTTGACGTAGAAACGACGGGGGGAGTCGGCGGACCAACCCGTCTGACAGAGGTAGCCGTTTTTCGGTACGACGGTGTCGAGGTGGTCGATAGCTTTCACTCGCTGTTGAATCCCCGCTGTCCGATTCCGCCATTTATTGCCCGCATGACCGGCATTACGGACGAAATGGTGCAGGACGCGCCCGATTTTGCCGATATTGCCCATGAAATCGACCGGGTGACGGAGGGAGCGGTTTTTGTGGCCCACAACGCTCCGTTTGACTACGGTTTTCTCAAGAAAGAATTTGCCTGGGTGGGGCTGCCCTTTGAGCGGCACCGGCTCTGCACCGTGCAACTCAGCCGCCGGATTTTCCCCGGTCTGCCTTCCTACAGCCTGGGCAAACTGTGTCGTTCGCTGGAAATACCGCTCAACAACCGCCACCGCGCCCACGGCGATGCGGCCGCTACGGTGCAGCTTTTTGAACGGTTGCTGATGAATGATATTCACGGCTTGATCAAGGCCCGGAAGGTAGCTGTTTAA